From Acidobacteriota bacterium, one genomic window encodes:
- a CDS encoding GIY-YIG nuclease family protein translates to MSPEQAYVYIMFNSRRVLYVGVTTRLADRVREHKTATGATSFTARYNIRSLVYYESYESVSRAIARETELKGWLRNKKVQLIVSINPTWQDLSRDWGKSITKFDESQMRRPETFR, encoded by the coding sequence ATGTCACCTGAGCAGGCTTACGTATACATCATGTTCAACAGTAGAAGGGTGTTGTACGTTGGTGTTACGACGCGGTTGGCAGATCGAGTTCGCGAACACAAAACCGCCACGGGGGCTACGTCGTTCACTGCTCGCTACAACATCCGAAGCCTTGTTTATTACGAGTCTTACGAATCTGTCTCTCGTGCTATTGCGCGAGAGACGGAATTGAAGGGATGGTTGCGGAACAAGAAGGTTCAACTGATTGTGTCGATCAATCCTACTTGGCAAGACTTAAGTCGCGATTGGGGTAAGTCCATTACGAAGTTTGATGAATCTCAGATGCGCCGCCCTGAAACCTTCCGATGA
- a CDS encoding NAD(P)-dependent oxidoreductase: MNEARPFAQQTETHPEIAARFPDLHPPFDRQSAVVESNRCLYCFDAPCTGACPTHIDVPAFIKKIASGNLAGSARTILDANILGASCSRVCPVNVLCEGACVMHRYNKQPIQIARLQRFAMDALHASGAPLPFTPAPDTGRQVALIGSGPASLACAAELRRRGIRATIYEAGSLPGGLNTYGVAEYKLPLAESLREIDMLAQLGVDFRFNTRVDAAMLAELERTHDAVFLGIGLGAIHKLGIAGEQLPGVTNALDFIAGYKSGAILSVPARVAVVGAGNTAIDAANASVRLGAAEVHLVYRRGAEKMSAFDFEYAHAREEGVQFLWHVQPINIKGAGKVESLELVRLAASEEDSLVPEPNSEFSLSIDLVILAIGQSTHTNFLCEQASGPAKIKLDRGRVLVDRATGQTSNPKFFSGGDCTNGGREVVDAVADGKRAGIGIAAWLEAQHA; this comes from the coding sequence ATGAACGAAGCAAGGCCCTTCGCGCAGCAGACCGAAACCCATCCCGAGATAGCCGCGCGCTTTCCCGATCTGCATCCTCCCTTCGACCGCCAGTCCGCGGTCGTCGAATCCAACCGCTGCCTCTACTGCTTCGACGCGCCCTGCACTGGAGCCTGCCCCACGCACATCGACGTCCCCGCCTTCATCAAAAAAATCGCCAGCGGCAATCTTGCCGGCTCGGCCCGCACCATCCTCGACGCCAACATTCTCGGCGCAAGCTGCTCTCGCGTCTGCCCCGTCAACGTGCTCTGCGAAGGCGCCTGCGTCATGCACCGCTACAACAAGCAGCCCATCCAGATTGCGCGTCTGCAACGCTTCGCAATGGACGCCCTCCACGCAAGCGGAGCGCCGCTGCCGTTTACCCCCGCGCCCGATACCGGAAGGCAGGTGGCGCTCATCGGCTCCGGCCCTGCGTCATTGGCATGCGCCGCCGAGCTTCGCCGCCGCGGCATCCGCGCCACCATCTACGAGGCAGGCTCCTTGCCCGGCGGCCTCAACACCTACGGCGTCGCCGAATACAAACTCCCACTCGCCGAAAGTCTTCGCGAGATCGACATGCTCGCGCAACTCGGCGTCGACTTCCGCTTCAACACGCGCGTCGACGCGGCCATGCTCGCCGAGTTGGAGCGCACGCACGACGCTGTCTTCCTCGGCATCGGCCTCGGCGCAATTCACAAGCTCGGCATCGCGGGCGAGCAGCTTCCGGGCGTCACCAATGCGCTCGACTTCATCGCCGGATACAAGTCCGGAGCCATCCTCTCCGTCCCCGCGCGAGTCGCCGTCGTCGGCGCGGGAAACACGGCAATCGATGCTGCCAACGCATCGGTACGTCTCGGTGCCGCCGAGGTCCACCTCGTCTACCGCCGCGGCGCGGAGAAGATGTCCGCCTTCGACTTTGAATACGCCCACGCGCGCGAGGAGGGAGTGCAGTTTCTCTGGCACGTCCAACCGATCAACATCAAAGGAGCAGGCAAGGTCGAATCGCTCGAACTCGTAAGGCTCGCCGCATCGGAAGAGGACTCGCTCGTCCCTGAGCCAAACTCGGAGTTCTCGCTCTCCATCGACCTCGTCATCCTCGCCATCGGGCAAAGCACGCACACGAACTTTCTGTGCGAACAGGCAAGCGGCCCCGCAAAGATCAAGCTCGACCGCGGCCGCGTCCTCGTCGATCGCGCCACAGGCCAGACCTCGAACCCAAAGTTCTTCTCCGGCGGAGACTGCACCAACGGAGGCCGCGAAGTCGTCGACGCCGTGGCCGACGGCAAGCGCGCGGGAATCGGAATCGCCGCATGGCTGGAGGCCCAACATGCTTAG
- the preA gene encoding NAD-dependent dihydropyrimidine dehydrogenase subunit PreA, whose translation MPSKPTLETTFCGIKSPNPFWLASAPPANCGEQVMRAFDAGWGGAVWKTIGEPITNVSSRYSSIDWDGRRMMGFNNIELISDRPVEVNLAEIAEVKRRYPNHAVIASLMVESKRESWHEIVQRAEGAGADGLELNFGCPHGMSERGMGSAVGQVPEYAERITGWVKEKARTPVIVKLTPNITDIRAVARAAKCAGADALSAINTINSITGIDLDTLEPRPNVDGLSSHGGYCGPAVKPIALNMVHQVMSDPASALPLSGIGGVGSWRDAVEFLLLGCGTVQVCTAVMHYGYRIVEDMADGMLQWMAEKGYSTIEDFRGLSIPKVRDWKDLNLNFKIIARIHEDLCIGCQLCYTACWDGAHQCIHLDRTSPAPDTTRTPAQVTAESSRHISMTPIPKLDLGTAGSNNAVTPLERIPRVDEEHCVGCNLCSLVCPVENCITMERVDTGLAPETWAERTAAGRAPAVEVMNTNG comes from the coding sequence ATGCCCTCTAAGCCCACACTCGAAACCACCTTCTGCGGCATCAAGAGCCCCAATCCCTTCTGGCTCGCCTCCGCACCGCCTGCCAACTGCGGCGAACAGGTCATGCGCGCCTTCGACGCCGGCTGGGGAGGCGCCGTCTGGAAGACCATCGGCGAGCCCATCACCAACGTCAGCTCGCGCTACTCCTCCATCGACTGGGACGGCCGCCGCATGATGGGCTTCAACAACATCGAGCTCATCTCCGACCGCCCCGTAGAGGTCAACCTCGCCGAGATCGCCGAGGTCAAACGCCGCTATCCCAACCACGCCGTCATCGCCTCCCTCATGGTCGAATCGAAGCGCGAGTCCTGGCACGAGATCGTGCAACGAGCCGAAGGCGCAGGCGCAGACGGCCTCGAGCTCAACTTCGGGTGCCCGCACGGCATGAGCGAGCGCGGCATGGGTTCCGCCGTCGGCCAGGTACCCGAGTACGCCGAGCGCATCACCGGCTGGGTGAAAGAAAAGGCGCGCACGCCCGTCATCGTCAAGCTCACGCCCAACATCACCGACATCCGCGCCGTCGCCCGCGCGGCAAAATGCGCAGGTGCAGACGCGCTCTCGGCGATCAACACCATCAACTCCATCACCGGCATCGACCTCGACACGCTCGAGCCGCGGCCAAACGTCGACGGCCTCAGCTCGCACGGTGGCTACTGCGGCCCCGCCGTCAAGCCCATCGCGCTCAACATGGTCCACCAGGTCATGTCCGATCCCGCGTCCGCGCTTCCGCTCTCCGGCATCGGCGGAGTCGGCTCCTGGCGCGATGCCGTCGAGTTCCTCCTCCTCGGCTGCGGCACCGTGCAGGTCTGCACCGCCGTCATGCACTACGGCTATCGCATCGTCGAAGACATGGCCGACGGCATGTTGCAGTGGATGGCGGAGAAGGGCTACAGCACGATCGAAGACTTCCGCGGCCTCTCCATCCCCAAAGTCCGCGACTGGAAGGACCTCAACCTCAACTTCAAGATCATCGCGCGCATCCACGAAGACCTCTGCATCGGCTGCCAGCTCTGCTACACCGCCTGCTGGGACGGAGCGCACCAGTGCATCCATCTCGACCGCACATCACCCGCGCCCGACACCACCCGCACGCCCGCGCAGGTCACAGCAGAATCCAGCCGTCACATCTCGATGACGCCCATCCCCAAGCTCGACCTCGGTACGGCAGGCTCAAACAACGCCGTCACACCGCTCGAGCGCATCCCGCGCGTCGACGAAGAGCACTGCGTCGGCTGCAACCTCTGCTCGCTCGTCTGCCCGGTCGAAAACTGCATTACCATGGAACGCGTCGACACCGGCCTCGCACCCGAGACCTGGGCCGAGCGGACCGCCGCAGGCCGCGCTCCAGCCGTGGAGGTTATGAACACCAACGGTTGA
- a CDS encoding NCS1 family nucleobase:cation symporter-1 yields the protein MPPASATTSPDIAYQDVPHDPRLYNDDLAPTPPSRRTWTTYNYIALWFSMSMEVTTYMLASSLIAGGMNWKQAVGTILLGNLIVLLPMLLNAHAGSKYGIPFPVFVRASFGTRGANIPALLRALVACGWFGIQSWLGGQAIFAMLNVLWPQTANRPGVLWVCFLGFWLLNMFVVWRGVESIRSLQSLSAPFMLVMSLTLLFWMLHQAGGFGPMLSTPSRFHSTGEFLKFFFPSLTAMVGYWATLSLNIPDFTRYAKNQDAQIVGQAFGLPVAMTLYSFIGIACTSASVSIFGEPIWSPITLLGRFHQPFVAFLALIALLVATLNVNIGANVVSPSNDFSNLAPRYISFRTGGLITGFLGLAMMPWKLMSSFGSYIFGWLIGYSGLLGPVAGIMIADYFLLRRTQLDTNALYRRTGVYEYANGINPRALAALAAGVFVALIGLVVPAVRFLYDYAWFVGFFIAGAVYLALMKASSPVAVAELAE from the coding sequence ATGCCGCCCGCGAGTGCCACAACATCACCTGACATCGCCTATCAGGACGTCCCCCACGACCCGCGCCTCTACAACGACGACCTCGCGCCCACACCCCCCTCGCGCCGCACCTGGACCACCTACAACTACATCGCCCTCTGGTTCTCCATGTCGATGGAGGTGACGACTTACATGCTCGCGTCGTCATTGATCGCAGGCGGCATGAATTGGAAGCAGGCCGTGGGCACCATCCTCCTCGGCAACCTCATCGTTCTGCTGCCCATGCTGCTCAACGCGCACGCCGGCTCTAAGTACGGCATTCCGTTTCCGGTCTTCGTGCGCGCATCGTTTGGCACACGCGGCGCAAACATCCCCGCGCTGCTTCGCGCGCTCGTCGCCTGCGGATGGTTCGGCATTCAATCGTGGCTCGGCGGACAGGCCATCTTCGCCATGCTCAATGTGCTCTGGCCGCAGACGGCAAACCGGCCGGGAGTGCTCTGGGTCTGCTTCCTCGGCTTCTGGCTGCTGAACATGTTCGTCGTCTGGCGCGGCGTTGAATCCATCCGCTCTCTGCAAAGCCTCTCCGCGCCCTTCATGCTCGTCATGTCGCTCACGCTCCTCTTCTGGATGCTGCACCAGGCAGGCGGCTTCGGCCCGATGCTCTCCACGCCGAGCCGGTTCCATTCGACTGGAGAGTTCCTGAAGTTCTTCTTTCCCTCGCTCACCGCGATGGTCGGCTACTGGGCTACGCTCTCGCTCAACATCCCCGACTTCACCCGTTACGCCAAAAACCAGGACGCGCAGATCGTCGGCCAGGCATTTGGTCTTCCAGTTGCGATGACGCTCTACTCCTTCATCGGCATCGCCTGCACCTCGGCCTCGGTCTCCATCTTCGGCGAACCCATCTGGTCGCCCATCACGCTGCTCGGCCGCTTTCACCAGCCCTTCGTCGCATTCCTTGCGCTGATCGCGCTGCTGGTGGCCACGCTCAACGTCAACATCGGAGCCAACGTCGTCTCGCCGTCGAACGATTTTTCCAACCTCGCGCCGCGCTACATCAGCTTCCGCACCGGCGGACTCATCACCGGCTTTCTCGGTCTCGCCATGATGCCTTGGAAGCTGATGTCGAGCTTCGGTAGCTACATCTTCGGCTGGCTGATCGGCTACTCCGGCCTGCTCGGCCCGGTCGCCGGAATCATGATCGCCGACTACTTCCTGCTGCGTCGCACGCAGCTGGATACGAACGCTCTCTATCGCCGCACTGGCGTGTACGAGTATGCGAACGGCATCAACCCCAGGGCGCTCGCCGCACTGGCTGCGGGGGTCTTTGTCGCGCTCATCGGGCTGGTCGTGCCCGCCGTGCGGTTCCTCTACGACTACGCCTGGTTCGTCGGTTTCTTCATCGCCGGAGCGGTGTACCTGGCGCTGATGAAGGCCTCCTCCCCGGTCGCCGTGGCGGAGCTTGCCGAATAG
- a CDS encoding Zn-dependent hydrolase, which yields MPVDPKRVIADLEDLRALTSDEHGAQRVAWSPTWLKAQAWFEAKLRSLPVEHHYDAAGNLWVTLRGASSRALLLGGHLDSVPNGGWLDGCLGVLTAFEVMRAIAEDHNGKPPVTVRLVDWADEEGARFGRSLFGSSAFAGHHSIAADRGRTDRDGETLESTLRECGFDIDRIGDAAVERKDAAAYLELHIEQGPVLEQLQLPLGVVLGTKGVERHAITFHGQEAHSGSTPMAVRRDALAAAAKLALEIRPIARKHPDSVATMGSVKTFPGIVTAVVGRCEATLDMRDLDAQVLASMFEEAQQASQRFATEERCTVKWSRIWNIEPIPFHPELIELCDQSIREITGTSHRLPSGPLHDAAEVSRAGIPTVMMFTQSLNGLSHNKLEDTKKEHLELAAQAFARLAEKTMRWIAG from the coding sequence ATGCCCGTCGACCCAAAACGTGTCATCGCCGATCTTGAAGACCTTCGCGCGCTTACCTCCGACGAGCACGGCGCGCAGCGCGTCGCCTGGAGCCCTACCTGGCTCAAGGCCCAGGCATGGTTCGAGGCAAAGCTCAGATCGCTCCCCGTCGAGCACCACTACGACGCCGCCGGCAACCTCTGGGTCACGCTTCGCGGCGCCTCCAGCCGCGCGCTCCTCCTCGGCGGCCACCTCGACTCCGTGCCCAACGGCGGCTGGCTCGACGGCTGCCTCGGCGTCCTTACCGCTTTCGAGGTCATGCGTGCTATCGCCGAAGACCACAACGGCAAGCCCCCCGTCACCGTCCGCCTCGTCGACTGGGCCGACGAAGAGGGCGCGCGCTTCGGCCGCAGCCTCTTTGGTTCCTCCGCCTTCGCCGGCCATCACTCCATCGCCGCCGACCGCGGCCGCACCGACCGCGACGGCGAGACACTCGAGAGCACCCTCCGCGAATGCGGCTTCGACATCGACCGCATCGGCGACGCCGCCGTCGAGCGCAAAGACGCCGCCGCCTATCTCGAGCTCCACATCGAGCAGGGCCCCGTGCTCGAGCAGCTTCAGCTTCCCCTCGGCGTCGTCCTCGGAACCAAGGGCGTCGAGCGCCACGCCATCACCTTCCATGGGCAGGAGGCCCACTCCGGCTCCACGCCCATGGCCGTCCGTCGCGACGCGCTCGCCGCGGCTGCGAAGCTCGCGCTCGAGATCCGCCCCATCGCGCGCAAGCACCCTGATTCCGTCGCAACCATGGGCAGCGTCAAGACCTTCCCCGGAATCGTCACCGCCGTCGTCGGCCGTTGCGAGGCCACGCTCGACATGCGCGACCTCGACGCCCAAGTGCTCGCCTCCATGTTCGAAGAAGCACAGCAAGCCAGCCAACGCTTCGCCACCGAAGAGCGCTGCACTGTCAAGTGGTCGCGCATCTGGAACATCGAACCCATCCCCTTCCACCCCGAGCTCATCGAGCTCTGCGACCAGTCCATCCGCGAAATCACGGGTACCTCGCACCGCCTCCCCTCCGGCCCCCTGCACGACGCCGCCGAGGTCTCGCGCGCCGGCATCCCCACCGTCATGATGTTCACCCAATCGCTCAACGGCCTCAGCCACAACAAGCTCGAAGACACAAAGAAGGAGCACCTCGAACTCGCCGCCCAGGCCTTCGCCCGTCTCGCCGAAAAGACGATGCGCTGGATCGCAGGTTGA
- the hydA gene encoding dihydropyrimidinase — MGTLIQHGTVVNADSTQKADVLIENGAITDVRAAIDPTGHTTVDATGLFVLPGGVDAHTHMDMPFGGTVSADDFLTGTRAAAIGGTTTIVDFAIQARGTRMRDALDIWRAKAEGKACIDYGLHMIVTDLGSDAGKQGLNDMDDMVREGVASFKLFMAYPNVLMVDDGTIFKALQQTSKNGALVCMHAENGSAIDTIVQQALAEGKTAPVYHALTRPTKAEAEAVHRSIALAEIAGVPVYIVHLSSEDALNQVREARDRGLPAFAETCPQYLLLSLEDQMPGKSFEEAKYVFTPPLREKKNQPRLWDGLVHDHLQVVSTDHCPFCFADQKQLGKDDFTKIPNGGPGVENRLQLLFHFGVNAGKISHERFVEITSTAPARIFGMYPKKGVIAPGSDADITLWDPNAEHTISAATHNMRCDFSMFEGWKVKGNASKVFSRGELIVDKGKYIAQAGRGQYLRRQARGGAWT; from the coding sequence ATGGGAACACTGATCCAGCACGGAACCGTCGTCAACGCCGACAGCACGCAAAAGGCCGACGTCCTCATCGAAAACGGCGCGATCACCGATGTCCGCGCCGCCATCGACCCCACGGGCCACACCACGGTCGACGCGACCGGCCTCTTCGTCCTCCCCGGCGGCGTCGACGCGCACACGCACATGGACATGCCCTTCGGCGGCACCGTCTCCGCCGACGACTTCCTCACCGGCACGCGCGCCGCTGCCATCGGCGGCACCACCACCATCGTCGACTTCGCCATCCAGGCACGCGGCACACGCATGCGCGACGCGCTCGACATTTGGCGTGCCAAGGCCGAAGGCAAGGCCTGCATCGACTACGGCCTGCACATGATCGTCACCGACCTCGGCTCCGACGCAGGCAAGCAGGGGCTCAACGACATGGACGACATGGTGCGCGAAGGCGTCGCCAGCTTCAAGCTCTTCATGGCCTACCCCAACGTCCTCATGGTCGACGACGGAACCATCTTCAAGGCGCTGCAACAGACATCGAAGAACGGCGCGCTCGTCTGCATGCACGCCGAAAACGGCTCCGCCATCGACACCATCGTCCAGCAGGCTCTCGCCGAAGGAAAGACCGCGCCCGTCTATCACGCACTCACGCGCCCAACGAAAGCTGAAGCCGAAGCCGTCCACCGTTCCATTGCCCTGGCCGAGATCGCGGGTGTGCCCGTCTACATCGTCCATCTCTCCAGCGAAGACGCACTCAATCAGGTCCGCGAGGCGCGCGATCGCGGCCTGCCCGCCTTCGCCGAAACCTGCCCGCAGTACCTCCTTCTCTCGCTCGAAGACCAGATGCCCGGCAAGAGCTTCGAAGAAGCAAAGTACGTCTTCACTCCGCCGCTGCGCGAGAAGAAGAACCAGCCCAGGCTCTGGGACGGCCTCGTCCACGACCACCTCCAGGTCGTCTCCACCGACCACTGCCCCTTCTGCTTCGCCGACCAGAAGCAACTCGGCAAGGACGACTTCACCAAGATCCCCAACGGCGGCCCCGGCGTCGAAAACCGCCTGCAACTGCTCTTTCACTTCGGCGTCAACGCTGGAAAAATCTCACACGAACGCTTCGTCGAGATCACCTCCACCGCACCCGCACGGATCTTCGGCATGTATCCGAAAAAGGGCGTCATCGCTCCAGGCTCCGACGCCGACATCACACTCTGGGACCCCAACGCCGAGCACACCATCTCCGCCGCCACACACAACATGCGCTGCGACTTCTCCATGTTCGAGGGCTGGAAGGTCAAGGGCAACGCCAGCAAGGTCTTCTCGCGCGGCGAACTCATCGTTGACAAGGGCAAGTACATCGCGCAGGCAGGACGCGGCCAGTACCTCCGCCGCCAGGCCCGCGGCGGAGCGTGGACATGA
- a CDS encoding SDR family oxidoreductase → MFDYKKLFDLSGKKALVVGAGSGIGEAAALGLAAHGAHVLCGDLNVEAAQKVADAIKSTGGSAEPIPFDMRDGDAVKKIFEGLTDLDVLVSTPAINVRKELLNMSEEEFDRVLTLNLKGTFRLITAAGRNMKARGKGSIIAFASIRAQTVEPGQGVYAATKAGVLQMCRTLAAELGPHGVRVNAIGPGVVDTPLTAPIAANKDWYNAYANKSALGRWAKPHEMAGAVVYLASDAGSFATGTLTIVDGGWTAIDGRFTPPL, encoded by the coding sequence TTGTTCGACTACAAGAAACTTTTCGATCTCTCAGGCAAAAAAGCGCTCGTCGTTGGAGCAGGCAGCGGCATCGGCGAAGCAGCAGCCCTCGGTCTCGCCGCGCATGGAGCGCACGTCCTCTGCGGCGATCTCAACGTCGAAGCCGCGCAGAAGGTCGCCGACGCCATCAAGAGCACCGGCGGCAGCGCCGAGCCCATTCCCTTCGACATGCGCGACGGCGATGCGGTCAAGAAGATCTTCGAGGGCCTCACCGACCTCGACGTCCTCGTCAGCACTCCCGCCATCAACGTCCGCAAAGAGCTGCTCAACATGAGCGAAGAAGAGTTCGACCGCGTGCTCACACTCAACCTCAAAGGCACCTTCCGCCTGATCACCGCCGCCGGACGCAACATGAAGGCGCGCGGCAAGGGCAGCATCATCGCCTTCGCCAGTATCCGCGCGCAGACGGTCGAGCCCGGCCAGGGCGTCTACGCCGCAACCAAGGCCGGCGTTCTGCAGATGTGCCGCACGCTCGCCGCCGAGCTTGGACCGCACGGCGTCCGCGTCAACGCCATCGGCCCCGGCGTCGTCGACACGCCGCTCACTGCCCCCATCGCCGCCAACAAGGACTGGTACAATGCCTACGCCAACAAGAGCGCGCTCGGCCGCTGGGCCAAGCCGCATGAGATGGCAGGCGCAGTCGTCTACCTCGCATCGGACGCCGGATCATTTGCAACCGGTACGCTTACAATTGTCGACGGCGGATGGACCGCGATCGACGGACGCTTCACACCACCGCTGTAA
- a CDS encoding CehA/McbA family metallohydrolase: MRFMSYMQAAVALSLLVVSPMVFAQNAPKDPSLDLELHGTIAPEKIGTHETQTFTMPTGIERMDVELDSPGFQKGMYVTVGMWDPERYRGEGRAKFSISTVTATGPYMPGPLIPGVWKVSFGFNYVAPGAHGEYTLKIHLSRRLDPEHYAVLNAKPGWYMGDLHSHTGNTDAVCRSQSGKNVPCPVFKLLAAAAAQKLDFLAVTDHNTQATFNELDQVQPYYDKLLLIAGEEVTTTRGHANAWGTIGFLDYRVWEKGFTVNNLFDQAHAQNALVSINHFYWPWDGKCPGCGWGWMPITDFSKVDAIEVINGYHEHGSWFTPPPGNGVPLWEKLHAEGLRPTGVGGGDEHRGGEQLSLHDGVGIPTTVVYAKELSQPAILEGIKAGHVYVKTHGPDGPELLLTAGTAMMGDEVKAAERSAVEFTISTNDRSGAQLRLYVDGKPVADQPVLTNGAASYRWVSDGKRHWVRAELVDGEPGSDPVVLTNPIYLNWR, from the coding sequence ATGCGCTTCATGAGTTACATGCAGGCTGCCGTTGCCCTATCATTGCTGGTTGTTTCGCCGATGGTGTTTGCGCAGAATGCGCCGAAAGACCCTTCACTCGATCTCGAGCTGCATGGCACGATTGCTCCGGAGAAGATCGGCACACATGAGACGCAGACCTTCACGATGCCGACGGGGATCGAGCGCATGGACGTGGAGCTGGATTCGCCCGGCTTTCAGAAGGGCATGTACGTCACGGTGGGGATGTGGGACCCGGAGCGTTATCGCGGCGAGGGCCGCGCAAAGTTTTCCATCTCGACGGTGACGGCGACGGGGCCGTACATGCCGGGGCCGCTGATTCCGGGCGTTTGGAAGGTGTCGTTCGGGTTCAACTACGTCGCTCCCGGGGCGCACGGCGAGTACACGCTGAAGATTCATCTTTCGCGCAGGCTCGACCCCGAGCACTACGCGGTGCTGAATGCGAAGCCGGGATGGTACATGGGCGACCTGCACTCGCACACAGGCAACACGGATGCGGTGTGCAGGAGCCAGTCGGGGAAGAATGTGCCGTGTCCGGTGTTCAAGCTGCTGGCGGCGGCGGCCGCGCAGAAGCTCGACTTTCTTGCCGTGACGGATCACAACACGCAGGCCACCTTCAACGAGCTGGACCAGGTGCAGCCCTACTACGACAAGCTTCTGCTGATCGCGGGCGAAGAGGTGACGACAACGCGCGGCCACGCGAACGCGTGGGGCACGATCGGTTTTCTGGACTATCGCGTGTGGGAGAAGGGGTTCACGGTGAACAATCTCTTCGACCAGGCCCACGCGCAGAATGCACTGGTGAGCATCAATCACTTCTACTGGCCGTGGGACGGCAAGTGCCCCGGCTGCGGGTGGGGATGGATGCCGATTACGGACTTCTCGAAGGTGGACGCGATCGAGGTGATCAACGGCTACCACGAGCATGGGTCGTGGTTCACGCCGCCGCCGGGCAACGGCGTTCCGCTGTGGGAGAAGCTGCACGCCGAAGGGCTGCGTCCGACGGGCGTGGGCGGTGGCGATGAGCATCGCGGCGGCGAGCAGTTGTCGCTGCATGATGGCGTGGGCATTCCGACGACGGTGGTGTATGCGAAGGAGCTTTCGCAGCCGGCGATCCTTGAGGGCATCAAGGCCGGCCACGTCTACGTGAAGACGCATGGGCCGGATGGGCCGGAGCTACTGCTGACCGCCGGGACCGCGATGATGGGCGATGAGGTGAAGGCCGCCGAGAGGAGCGCGGTGGAGTTCACGATCTCGACCAACGACCGCTCGGGCGCGCAGTTGCGGCTGTACGTGGACGGCAAGCCGGTGGCCGATCAGCCGGTGTTGACGAATGGGGCGGCGAGCTACCGGTGGGTCTCCGACGGCAAACGTCACTGGGTA
- the leuB gene encoding 3-isopropylmalate dehydrogenase → MSESFRILVLPGDGIGPEVMEQAVRVLKQVEARSGARFELEYALAGGCAIDAHGTPLLDETMECARASDAVLFGSVGGPKWEGLGFDLRPEIAILRLRKELNLFANLRPALLFDPLIEASTLKPEVIRGLDLMIVRECAGGLYFGEPRGIETLGNGDKRGYNTETYSTDEIERVGRVAFHLARERRNEVCSVEKANVTESGLVWREVMTALHQREFPDVKLRHMYADNCAMQLVRAPKQFDVIVTGNMFGDILSDLASMLTGSLGMLPSATIGATRATRYNPAVYEPIHGSAPDIAGKGLANPMAQILSVAMMLRLSLGMPNEAAQVERACIDALAEGARTPDLGGTFTTVQVGDAVLRKLERLTAVSS, encoded by the coding sequence GTGAGCGAGTCATTCAGGATTCTTGTGTTGCCGGGCGATGGTATCGGGCCCGAGGTGATGGAGCAGGCCGTCCGTGTGTTGAAGCAGGTGGAAGCGCGGTCAGGCGCGCGCTTTGAACTGGAGTACGCGCTCGCCGGAGGATGCGCCATCGACGCGCACGGAACGCCGCTGCTCGATGAGACGATGGAATGCGCCCGCGCCTCCGACGCCGTCCTCTTCGGCTCGGTTGGGGGGCCGAAGTGGGAGGGCCTCGGATTTGACCTGCGCCCCGAGATTGCCATCCTTCGCCTGCGCAAAGAGCTGAACCTCTTCGCGAACCTTCGTCCTGCTCTGCTCTTCGATCCGCTGATTGAGGCAAGCACGCTTAAGCCCGAGGTCATCCGCGGCCTCGACTTGATGATCGTGCGTGAGTGCGCCGGCGGGCTCTACTTCGGTGAGCCGCGCGGCATCGAGACGCTTGGTAATGGAGACAAGCGCGGCTACAACACCGAGACGTATTCGACAGATGAGATCGAGCGCGTGGGCCGCGTCGCATTTCATCTCGCTCGCGAGCGGCGCAACGAGGTGTGCAGCGTGGAGAAGGCCAACGTCACCGAGAGCGGTCTGGTGTGGCGCGAGGTGATGACGGCGCTTCATCAACGCGAGTTCCCGGACGTCAAGCTGCGGCACATGTACGCTGACAACTGCGCCATGCAACTGGTGCGCGCGCCGAAGCAGTTCGACGTCATCGTTACGGGCAACATGTTTGGCGACATCCTCTCCGATCTCGCGTCGATGCTGACGGGAAGCCTCGGAATGCTGCCCTCGGCGACGATCGGCGCGACACGGGCCACGCGGTATAACCCTGCGGTCTACGAGCCGATTCACGGCTCCGCGCCTGACATTGCAGGCAAGGGGCTGGCGAATCCGATGGCGCAGATTCTGAGTGTCGCGATGATGCTTCGTCTCTCGCTCGGGATGCCGAACGAGGCCGCGCAGGTGGAGCGGGCCTGCATCGACGCGCTCGCAGAAGGAGCTCGAACGCCCGACCTTGGCGGTACGTTCACCACCGTTCAGGTGGGCGATGCCGTGCTGAGGAAGCTGGAGAGGCTGACTGCGGTTTCAAGCTAG